The nucleotide sequence ATTATGGTGGGCTGACATGGAGTAATTACTGGGGGGTAACCAAGGGAACTAATTACCCTGGAAGTGGATACGAAAATGGGGTGGTTTCCGGTGAGTATGTTGCATATTATGGTTCCCACCCCGTAACCATTACAGGCGCTACTTTTGATTTTGATGGGACATATTTAACATCATCTTGGCTGGATAGCCTAAATATATTAGTTGAAGGTTATGCCGGAGGAAATCTGCTGTATTCTCAAACCGTACAAACTCTGAAATCCCAGCCTACATGGTTTGATTTCAATTACACGGGAGTTAACGAATTAAAGTTTTTTGCCGACAATAATAATAATTTTGCAATGGATAACTTTACATTTAATCATAGTAATCCCGTCCCTGAACCAGCGACCATGCTCCTCTTCGGCACTGGCATAGCTGGCCTTGCAGCAACAAGAATCAGAAGAAAAAAGAAGTAGCAATCAACAAAGCAGGGGGTATTACATTTCTATTTTTCCATATTTACTGGCGAGATCGCCGAACCAGGCAATTCACTTGACCCCAAGGGCACCGTTTCTTGTGGTCAAGTGACCTTGTCGTTCAGGCTGTAGAAAAAGTCAAAAATGCTTTAAATACTACCGCAAATCTGGTAATTTACCTGCAGTAATAAACAAGATGATGGCTTGAAAACATCACCGAACGAAAAGGGGACAGATTTATTTTTTGACTCCCCTCCGCCTGTGTGGTAATCTTTATTCATGCCTAGACGAGCCCGTATAGTCCTCCCGAACTGTCCTCACCATGTCATCCAGCGTGGTCATAACCGGCAGGTCGTTTTTGCCAGTGATGACGACTATCTCTTTTATCTTGATACTCTCCAGGAATGGA is from Desulfobulbaceae bacterium and encodes:
- a CDS encoding PEP-CTERM sorting domain-containing protein — protein: MKKRLLTALAISVVVFGMLTTSRAKATTLTFDDVTTGNVAYPLQSVAPNYGGLTWSNYWGVTKGTNYPGSGYENGVVSGEYVAYYGSHPVTITGATFDFDGTYLTSSWLDSLNILVEGYAGGNLLYSQTVQTLKSQPTWFDFNYTGVNELKFFADNNNNFAMDNFTFNHSNPVPEPATMLLFGTGIAGLAATRIRRKKK
- a CDS encoding transposase; this translates as MPRRARIVLPNCPHHVIQRGHNRQVVFASDDDYLFYLDTLQEW